One genomic region from Ruegeria sp. TM1040 encodes:
- a CDS encoding ABC transporter permease — translation MSNASTDTAVDERIKSRSRLREALIRPELGGMVGTVAVFTFFLLFAFDSGMFNSQGMMNWATVSAQFMIIAVGACLLMIAGEFDLSVGSMIGFAGMLIAIFSVTLGWPVWMAIMLTFVLCVAIGALNGFIVIRTGLPSFIVTLAFLFILRGFAIFLPQVIERKTIIGGIKDAAEGDWLAPIFGGKVLTGLFQWMGEAGLIATFERGTRQGQPVVDGVPMLIIWAIVLILFGHILLTKTKFGNWIFAAGGDAEAARNSGVPVNKVKILMFMFTAFCATVFAVCQVMEFGSAGADRGLLKEFEAIIAVVIGGALLTGGYGSVLGAALGALIFGVVQQGLFFAGVESSLFRVFLGVILLGAVILNTYIRRIITGER, via the coding sequence ATGTCCAACGCATCCACCGATACCGCGGTCGACGAGAGGATCAAATCCCGATCCCGCCTCCGCGAAGCCTTGATCCGCCCGGAGCTTGGCGGCATGGTCGGCACCGTCGCCGTGTTCACGTTCTTCCTTTTGTTCGCCTTCGACAGCGGCATGTTCAACAGCCAGGGCATGATGAACTGGGCGACGGTCTCGGCACAGTTCATGATTATCGCCGTTGGCGCGTGCCTGCTGATGATCGCAGGCGAGTTTGACCTATCGGTCGGCTCGATGATCGGCTTTGCCGGTATGTTGATCGCGATCTTTAGCGTGACGCTTGGCTGGCCGGTCTGGATGGCGATCATGCTCACATTTGTGCTGTGCGTCGCAATCGGCGCGCTAAACGGCTTCATCGTGATCCGCACAGGCTTGCCCAGCTTTATTGTGACTCTGGCCTTCCTGTTCATCCTGCGCGGTTTTGCGATCTTTCTGCCGCAAGTGATTGAGCGCAAAACGATTATTGGTGGGATCAAGGATGCGGCAGAGGGCGACTGGCTTGCTCCCATTTTTGGGGGCAAAGTCCTGACAGGTCTGTTTCAGTGGATGGGGGAAGCGGGCCTCATCGCGACATTTGAACGCGGCACCCGGCAGGGCCAGCCCGTTGTGGATGGCGTTCCGATGTTGATCATCTGGGCGATTGTGCTGATCCTCTTTGGCCATATACTGCTGACCAAGACCAAGTTCGGGAACTGGATCTTTGCCGCCGGTGGAGATGCGGAGGCTGCCCGCAACTCGGGTGTGCCAGTGAACAAGGTCAAGATCCTCATGTTCATGTTCACCGCCTTCTGCGCCACCGTATTTGCGGTCTGTCAGGTGATGGAGTTCGGCTCTGCGGGCGCAGACCGTGGTCTGTTGAAAGAGTTCGAGGCCATCATCGCCGTGGTCATCGGGGGCGCGTTGCTGACGGGGGGCTATGGCTCTGTTCTGGGCGCGGCTCTTGGGGCGCTGATCTTTGGCGTGGTCCAGCAGGGTCTGTTTTTCGCAGGCGTTGAAAGCAGTCTCTTCCGCGTCTTCCTCGGAGTGATCCTTTTGGGCGCCGTGATCCTGAACACCTATATCCGTCGCATCATCACGGGGGAGCGCTAA
- a CDS encoding sugar ABC transporter substrate-binding protein — protein MTSLTKKFALAAVVAAAPLMVATTVSAEGEKYILVSHAPDSDSWWNTIKNGIALAGEQMDVEVEYRNPPTGDLADMARIIEQAAASGPNGIITTLADYDVLSGPIKTAVDSGVDVIIMNTGTPDQARSVGALMYVGQPEYDAGYAAGLRAKGDGVESFLCVNHYIVQPSSQDRCQGFADGLGVELGTQMIDAGQDPAEIKNRVLAYLSANPDTDAVLTLGPTSADPTLLALEENGMAGDIYFGTFDLGGEIVKGIQSGVIQWGIDQQPFLQAYLPVVVMTNYHRYGVLPGNNINSGPGFVTADGLEKIEQFAGEYR, from the coding sequence ATGACTTCATTGACAAAGAAATTTGCGCTGGCGGCGGTTGTTGCCGCAGCGCCCCTGATGGTGGCCACGACGGTCTCAGCCGAAGGGGAGAAATACATCCTGGTCAGCCACGCGCCTGACAGCGACAGCTGGTGGAATACGATCAAGAACGGCATCGCACTGGCCGGCGAGCAGATGGACGTCGAAGTGGAATACCGCAACCCGCCTACGGGCGATTTAGCCGATATGGCGCGGATCATCGAGCAGGCGGCCGCATCAGGCCCGAATGGGATTATCACCACGCTGGCAGATTATGACGTGTTGTCCGGTCCCATCAAAACGGCGGTCGACAGTGGCGTGGACGTGATCATCATGAACACGGGCACCCCGGATCAGGCACGCTCTGTCGGGGCTTTGATGTATGTGGGGCAGCCGGAGTACGACGCGGGCTACGCTGCGGGTCTGCGCGCCAAAGGCGACGGTGTCGAGAGCTTCCTATGTGTGAACCACTATATTGTACAACCTTCCTCGCAGGATCGTTGCCAGGGGTTCGCGGATGGTCTCGGGGTGGAGCTCGGTACGCAAATGATTGACGCGGGTCAGGACCCGGCTGAAATCAAGAACCGTGTGCTGGCCTATCTTTCGGCCAATCCCGACACCGACGCTGTTTTGACCCTGGGGCCGACCAGTGCCGACCCAACGCTCCTGGCGCTTGAAGAAAACGGCATGGCGGGTGACATCTACTTCGGCACTTTCGATCTGGGCGGCGAAATCGTCAAAGGCATCCAATCCGGTGTCATCCAGTGGGGTATTGACCAGCAGCCTTTCCTCCAGGCTTACCTGCCGGTTGTGGTCATGACGAATTACCACCGCTATGGCGTCCTGCCCGGCAACAACATCAACTCTGGTCCCGGCTTTGTAACCGCCGATGGTCTCGAGAAGATCGAGCAGTTTGCAGGCGAGTATCGCTGA
- a CDS encoding LacI family DNA-binding transcriptional regulator: MAVTLKEVAERAGVSRSAVSRTFTDGASVSDKMRRKVEKAARELGYSPNALASSLTTGRTKLIGLVSNNFHNPIFLEVFDLFTRGLQDRGLRPLLVNLTDETDPEHSVNMLRQYSVDGVVVASSTLPPGFAKAFRDAGVPVVHSFGRSSSAPQVHVVGIDNVESGRMAARALIARNYTHVAFMGGPETATSTQDRHAGFMSEMSKHPNIRATYSFAEAYSFQAGRSEMMRLLQAGPAEAYFCGDDVLSIGALSAISDSGLSVPKDIGIIGLNDMEMAGWESIDLTTVHQPIRQIVSSSIELMVAMLDEPDRYPEARIFPCSIVERGTLRPAPKT; the protein is encoded by the coding sequence ATGGCCGTTACGTTGAAAGAGGTTGCAGAACGTGCGGGGGTTTCCCGTTCTGCTGTATCGCGCACCTTTACCGACGGGGCCTCTGTGTCCGACAAGATGCGGCGCAAGGTTGAAAAGGCCGCCCGCGAACTGGGCTACAGCCCAAATGCGCTGGCCTCATCGCTGACAACAGGGCGCACCAAGCTGATCGGGCTTGTCTCGAACAACTTTCACAACCCCATCTTTCTCGAGGTCTTTGATCTCTTCACGCGCGGCCTTCAGGATCGGGGCTTGCGTCCATTGCTTGTGAACCTGACCGATGAAACAGACCCCGAGCATTCTGTGAATATGCTGCGCCAGTATTCCGTCGATGGGGTGGTTGTGGCCTCGTCCACGTTGCCCCCGGGGTTTGCCAAGGCCTTTCGCGACGCAGGCGTGCCCGTGGTTCATAGTTTTGGCAGATCATCCTCGGCGCCTCAGGTGCATGTTGTTGGGATCGACAACGTTGAATCGGGGCGCATGGCGGCACGCGCGCTCATTGCGCGGAACTATACGCATGTGGCCTTTATGGGCGGTCCGGAAACTGCGACCTCCACGCAGGATCGCCATGCAGGCTTCATGTCGGAAATGTCCAAACACCCCAACATCCGGGCGACATACTCCTTCGCCGAGGCCTATTCCTTTCAGGCGGGACGCTCCGAGATGATGAGGCTTCTACAGGCTGGGCCTGCCGAGGCGTATTTCTGTGGCGACGACGTCCTCTCGATTGGTGCGCTCTCGGCCATCTCAGACAGCGGCCTCAGCGTACCGAAGGACATCGGCATCATCGGATTGAATGATATGGAAATGGCTGGTTGGGAGAGCATCGACCTGACAACGGTTCATCAGCCGATCCGACAAATCGTCTCTTCATCCATTGAATTGATGGTGGCGATGCTCGATGAGCCGGACCGCTATCCCGAGGCCCGCATCTTTCCCTGTTCGATTGTCGAGCGGGGCACATTGCGCCCCGCCCCCAAAACCTAG
- a CDS encoding Gfo/Idh/MocA family protein — translation MTKLKWGMIGGGEGSQIGPAHRLGALADGRFEFAAGALDHRADVGRAYAQSLGIAADRAYGDWSEMLDGERGREDRVDLVTVATPNATHFEITKNFLEAGFNVLCEKPMTMTVEEGEEIVKIAQKSGKICAVNYCYSAYPMVRQARAMVRAGEIGKIRLVVTNFSHGHHGDATDADNPRVRWRYDPEMAGVSGQFADCGIHALHMASFICCDEVERLSADFASTISSRVLEDDAMVNFRLEGGTVGRLWTSSVAIGRQHGFDIQVFGETGGLRWASEQPNQLIYTPVGGRTQVIEKGEAGLHEEAQRLSRVAIAHPEGFPLAVANIYCDLADAISGAARDGLPNAADGVRSMAAVHTAVSSAKAGGEWMDARPPMFR, via the coding sequence ATGACGAAACTGAAATGGGGCATGATCGGCGGCGGTGAAGGCAGCCAGATTGGCCCGGCGCATCGTTTGGGAGCATTGGCAGATGGGCGTTTTGAATTCGCGGCCGGGGCCTTGGATCATCGCGCCGATGTCGGTCGGGCCTATGCGCAGAGTCTCGGCATTGCCGCAGATCGCGCCTACGGAGATTGGAGCGAAATGCTCGATGGTGAGCGTGGTCGTGAGGACCGTGTTGATCTGGTGACTGTCGCGACGCCAAATGCCACGCACTTTGAGATCACCAAGAACTTCCTCGAGGCCGGTTTCAACGTGCTCTGCGAAAAACCGATGACCATGACGGTGGAAGAGGGCGAGGAGATTGTCAAAATTGCGCAGAAATCCGGTAAGATCTGTGCCGTGAACTACTGCTATTCAGCCTATCCGATGGTGCGGCAAGCCCGCGCAATGGTGCGTGCTGGAGAAATTGGCAAGATCCGCCTCGTTGTCACCAACTTTAGCCACGGTCATCACGGGGATGCCACAGATGCGGATAATCCTCGGGTGAGGTGGCGCTATGACCCTGAAATGGCTGGGGTGTCCGGACAGTTCGCGGATTGCGGCATTCATGCTCTGCACATGGCCAGCTTTATCTGCTGTGATGAGGTGGAGCGGCTCTCGGCGGACTTTGCCTCTACGATTTCTTCGCGGGTGCTAGAGGATGACGCGATGGTCAACTTCCGCCTCGAAGGCGGCACCGTAGGCCGGCTCTGGACGTCGTCCGTGGCCATCGGGCGCCAGCATGGTTTCGACATTCAGGTGTTTGGGGAAACAGGGGGGCTGCGTTGGGCGTCTGAACAACCAAACCAGTTGATCTATACGCCCGTCGGAGGGCGCACACAGGTCATCGAGAAGGGCGAAGCAGGTCTGCATGAGGAGGCGCAACGTCTCAGCCGCGTTGCGATTGCCCACCCTGAGGGCTTTCCACTGGCGGTGGCCAATATCTATTGCGATCTGGCCGACGCAATTTCCGGGGCGGCCAGAGATGGCTTGCCCAATGCGGCGGACGGAGTGCGTTCCATGGCTGCGGTTCACACTGCGGTGTCTTCGGCCAAGGCTGGCGGTGAATGGATGGACGCGCGCCCACCGATGTTTCGCTAG
- a CDS encoding TIM barrel protein: MSIRIGNAPCSWGVEFADDPRNPTWRSVLKDCAEAGYKGIELGPVGFMPEDPVELGEALAEHDLDLIGGVVFRAYHDPAAWEDVVDATHRTARALRAHGAQHLVLIDSISPRRAPTAGRAAEAEQMDKAEWTAYRNRIAESARIGAEEYGLTVGIHAHAAGFMDFEPELERLLSEVDESLLKICFDTGHHSYAGFDPVAFMKRHVGRISYMHFKDIDPKVKAEVIANRTGFYEACGQGIFCNLGLGDVDFPAVRQVLLEAGFAGWCTVEQDCDPTLDPDPVGDALKNREYLETIGFN, encoded by the coding sequence ATGAGCATCAGAATTGGCAACGCCCCCTGTTCGTGGGGTGTCGAATTTGCGGATGATCCGCGCAATCCGACATGGCGGTCAGTCCTGAAGGACTGTGCTGAGGCAGGGTACAAGGGGATAGAACTGGGGCCCGTGGGTTTCATGCCCGAGGATCCTGTGGAGCTTGGGGAGGCTTTGGCCGAGCATGATCTCGACCTGATCGGTGGCGTGGTTTTTCGCGCGTACCATGATCCAGCGGCGTGGGAGGATGTCGTGGATGCCACCCATCGTACTGCGCGCGCATTGAGAGCGCATGGTGCGCAGCATCTTGTCCTGATCGATTCGATCTCGCCACGTCGCGCGCCAACCGCGGGTCGCGCGGCAGAGGCTGAGCAGATGGACAAAGCCGAATGGACCGCCTACCGAAACCGCATCGCAGAGAGTGCTCGGATCGGGGCTGAAGAATACGGTCTGACTGTGGGCATCCATGCGCATGCTGCTGGGTTTATGGACTTTGAACCCGAGCTGGAGCGCCTTCTGAGTGAGGTGGATGAATCGCTTTTGAAGATCTGTTTCGACACCGGTCATCACTCCTATGCAGGGTTTGACCCGGTTGCGTTTATGAAGCGCCATGTTGGTCGGATTTCCTACATGCATTTCAAAGATATAGACCCGAAGGTAAAGGCGGAGGTTATCGCCAATCGCACCGGTTTTTACGAGGCATGCGGGCAGGGCATCTTTTGCAATCTGGGCCTTGGGGATGTCGATTTTCCGGCGGTGCGTCAGGTGCTTTTGGAGGCAGGATTTGCGGGATGGTGTACGGTTGAGCAGGACTGCGACCCGACCCTTGATCCGGATCCGGTTGGAGACGCACTGAAGAACCGCGAATATCTCGAAACGATCGGCTTCAACTGA
- a CDS encoding Gfo/Idh/MocA family protein — protein MSEIGIGILGGGYMGKAHAVAMAAVGAVFNTALRPRLEMVCASSPDSAERYRQAYGFARATADWRELVHDPRVEAVVIATPQEVHRQIAEACFALGKPVLCEKPMGASLADSAAMVAAAEASGVANMVGFNYIRTPASQFARALVAAGDIGEITWFRGEHTEDFYANPETPASWRTSGMANGTMGDLAPHMVNAALALIGPIARVMAEVETVHKERPGGQVTNDDHAQMMCRFENGAMGQMYFSRIATGRKMGYAYEITGTKGAIRFDQEDQNALWLYRMEGPEAERGFRKILTGPAHPDYEPFCQGPGHGTGYQDQIIIEARDFLRAIETGEAQWPTFRDGHDVNRVIAAGLAASESKTWKDIKDF, from the coding sequence ATGTCGGAAATCGGTATCGGTATCCTTGGGGGTGGCTACATGGGCAAGGCGCATGCGGTGGCCATGGCCGCGGTCGGAGCGGTCTTCAACACGGCTCTTCGCCCTCGCTTGGAAATGGTCTGCGCTTCTTCTCCAGATAGTGCCGAGCGCTATCGGCAGGCCTATGGTTTTGCCCGTGCGACCGCGGATTGGAGAGAGCTTGTTCACGATCCACGCGTGGAAGCGGTAGTCATTGCTACGCCACAAGAGGTTCATCGTCAGATCGCAGAGGCATGCTTTGCGTTGGGTAAACCGGTGCTGTGTGAAAAACCCATGGGTGCATCGCTCGCGGACAGTGCAGCCATGGTCGCGGCCGCCGAAGCCTCCGGAGTCGCGAATATGGTGGGTTTCAACTACATCCGCACCCCTGCGAGCCAATTTGCCCGCGCCCTGGTTGCTGCCGGTGACATTGGTGAGATCACCTGGTTCCGCGGCGAACACACCGAGGATTTTTATGCTAACCCCGAGACCCCGGCGAGCTGGCGAACCAGTGGCATGGCAAATGGAACCATGGGGGACTTGGCGCCACATATGGTCAATGCGGCACTGGCACTGATCGGACCGATCGCGCGTGTCATGGCTGAGGTTGAAACCGTTCACAAAGAACGACCGGGCGGCCAGGTCACAAATGACGATCACGCTCAGATGATGTGCCGCTTTGAGAACGGGGCCATGGGGCAGATGTATTTCAGCCGCATCGCGACAGGACGCAAGATGGGCTATGCCTATGAGATCACAGGAACAAAAGGTGCGATCCGCTTTGATCAAGAAGATCAGAACGCGCTGTGGCTCTATCGTATGGAAGGTCCAGAAGCAGAGCGAGGATTCCGCAAGATCCTCACTGGTCCCGCCCACCCGGATTACGAACCTTTCTGTCAGGGGCCGGGGCACGGAACGGGCTATCAGGACCAGATCATCATTGAGGCGCGGGATTTCCTGCGCGCGATCGAGACCGGTGAAGCGCAGTGGCCCACGTTTCGCGACGGGCATGACGTAAACCGGGTAATCGCTGCGGGGCTGGCCGCATCCGAGAGCAAAACCTGGAAAGATATCAAAGATTTCTAA
- the iolD gene encoding 3D-(3,5/4)-trihydroxycyclohexane-1,2-dione acylhydrolase (decyclizing) has protein sequence MSAQDDTIRLTTAQAIIRWLCNQYIEIDGEEMRLCGGGFGIFGHGNVTCLGEALNTVRDALPLYRGQNEQSMGFAAAGYAKTWLRQRFMFCTASAGPGTANLVTAAGLAHANRLPMLMLCGDTFLTRLPDPVLQQMENFNDPTFGVNDAFKPVSRFWDRICHPAQVIQSLPAAIATMLDPADCGPAFIGLPQDVQGWTYDYPTKFFDKKVHRIRRQAPDADEIADAVAALAAAERPILIAGGGVQYSRAAETLREFAETHQIPVVETIAGRANMRATHPLNIGPIGVTGSDSANAIAEKADVIVAVGTRLQDFTTGSWTAFSKDAQFISINAARHDAGKHMSLPVVGDAKLSLAAIEAATDYNAPLDWVAYAQDQRSKWDRYVVENTAHGNRPNSYAQAIGVVNDLCDPRDRVVAAAGGLPAEVTANWRTLDIGTVDVEFGFSCMGYEIAGAWGARIAQSQMEPDQDVITFCGDGSYMMLNSDIYSSVLSGKKMIVLVLDNGGFAVINKLQNNTGNQSFNNLLADCPTIAEPFGVDFVAHAASMGAMAEKVANPAELGEAFKRAKAADKTYVIVMDVDPYEGWTTQGHAWWEVGTPHITEDEAVRTAHLDWESSRSKQRKGI, from the coding sequence ATGTCTGCGCAAGACGACACCATCCGCCTGACCACAGCACAGGCCATCATCCGCTGGCTGTGCAACCAGTACATTGAAATCGATGGCGAAGAGATGCGCCTGTGTGGCGGTGGCTTCGGCATCTTTGGACATGGCAATGTGACCTGTCTGGGCGAGGCGTTGAACACCGTCCGCGATGCGCTTCCGCTCTATCGCGGACAGAATGAACAAAGCATGGGATTTGCAGCTGCAGGATATGCCAAGACCTGGTTACGGCAGCGGTTCATGTTCTGCACCGCAAGTGCGGGGCCGGGCACCGCCAATCTCGTGACGGCGGCAGGGCTGGCTCATGCCAATCGCTTGCCGATGCTGATGCTCTGCGGAGATACCTTCCTCACCCGCCTGCCGGACCCAGTTCTGCAACAAATGGAAAACTTCAACGATCCGACCTTTGGCGTGAACGACGCGTTCAAACCGGTCAGCCGCTTTTGGGATCGAATCTGCCATCCAGCACAGGTGATTCAATCGCTCCCGGCTGCGATTGCAACCATGCTTGATCCGGCGGATTGCGGCCCGGCCTTTATCGGCCTGCCTCAGGACGTGCAGGGCTGGACCTATGATTATCCAACTAAATTCTTTGACAAAAAGGTACATCGCATTCGCCGTCAGGCACCAGATGCAGATGAAATCGCAGATGCGGTCGCCGCGTTAGCCGCGGCGGAGCGCCCCATCCTGATTGCAGGTGGTGGCGTCCAATACTCTCGCGCCGCAGAAACACTCCGTGAATTTGCCGAGACCCACCAGATCCCGGTGGTCGAAACCATCGCGGGCCGCGCCAATATGCGGGCGACACACCCCCTGAACATCGGCCCGATTGGGGTGACAGGGTCAGACAGCGCAAATGCAATCGCGGAAAAGGCCGATGTGATCGTCGCCGTTGGCACCCGGTTGCAAGACTTCACCACCGGATCCTGGACAGCCTTTTCAAAGGACGCTCAGTTTATCTCGATCAACGCCGCGCGCCATGATGCAGGCAAGCATATGTCCTTGCCAGTTGTGGGCGATGCCAAGTTGAGCCTCGCCGCAATCGAGGCCGCAACAGACTACAATGCACCCCTAGATTGGGTCGCTTATGCGCAGGATCAGCGCAGCAAGTGGGACCGATATGTGGTCGAGAACACCGCCCACGGCAATCGCCCTAATTCCTATGCCCAGGCGATCGGCGTCGTGAACGACCTCTGCGATCCGCGCGACCGCGTAGTGGCCGCTGCGGGTGGGTTGCCGGCTGAGGTCACAGCAAACTGGCGCACGCTTGATATCGGCACGGTGGATGTGGAGTTTGGCTTTTCATGCATGGGGTACGAGATTGCTGGCGCCTGGGGCGCGCGCATTGCTCAGTCGCAGATGGAACCCGATCAGGATGTCATCACTTTCTGCGGGGATGGCTCTTATATGATGCTGAACTCGGACATTTATTCCAGTGTCCTCTCAGGCAAAAAAATGATTGTTCTCGTGCTCGACAACGGAGGCTTTGCGGTCATCAATAAACTGCAAAACAACACAGGAAATCAGAGCTTTAACAACCTTCTTGCGGATTGCCCGACCATTGCAGAACCCTTCGGCGTGGATTTTGTCGCCCATGCCGCCTCGATGGGGGCGATGGCCGAAAAAGTCGCCAACCCGGCAGAACTAGGCGAGGCATTCAAACGCGCGAAGGCTGCCGACAAGACCTATGTGATCGTAATGGATGTGGACCCCTATGAGGGATGGACCACCCAAGGGCATGCATGGTGGGAAGTCGGAACGCCCCATATCACCGAGGATGAAGCCGTCAGGACTGCGCATCTGGACTGGGAGTCCTCGCGCAGCAAACAGCGAAAGGGCATCTGA
- the iolC gene encoding 5-dehydro-2-deoxygluconokinase translates to MNLIDGIKGNRFAVFGRAGMDMFADPIGTKSEDATTFRADLGGSSANICAGLVKLGAEAALVTSVSDDAVGRFCVNRLRDYGVETRYVRAVGGEARTSLAVYESRIDDFQNVIYRNGAADFQVTKADMDAVDYSAFSALITAGTVFAAEPSRSATFRAFEHARTAGLPVIFDIDYRPYSWPSPEVASEVLTRAGEASDLIVGNDEEFGFMAGHIDKGLEKARALAAQGRMVIYKMGEAGAITIAEGQEIRTGIYPVTAVKPNGAGDSFMAGLLASIAQGHALSDAVLRGSACASIVVSQPGCANAMPTTAELEAFLASHPGPTV, encoded by the coding sequence GTGAACCTGATAGACGGCATCAAAGGCAATCGCTTTGCAGTCTTTGGACGCGCTGGCATGGATATGTTTGCCGACCCCATCGGAACCAAAAGCGAGGACGCCACGACATTTCGCGCTGATCTGGGGGGATCTTCGGCCAATATCTGCGCCGGTCTTGTAAAACTCGGGGCAGAAGCGGCACTCGTCACCTCGGTCTCGGATGACGCGGTCGGACGATTTTGTGTGAACCGTCTGCGAGACTATGGAGTCGAGACACGATATGTCCGCGCGGTCGGAGGCGAAGCACGCACATCGCTAGCCGTCTATGAGAGCCGGATTGATGATTTTCAGAACGTGATTTATCGCAATGGCGCTGCCGATTTTCAGGTGACCAAAGCCGATATGGATGCAGTCGACTATAGCGCGTTCTCGGCTCTGATCACGGCAGGCACGGTCTTTGCCGCCGAGCCGTCTCGCTCCGCGACCTTTCGCGCGTTCGAGCACGCACGGACGGCGGGACTGCCAGTAATCTTTGACATTGATTACCGCCCCTATAGCTGGCCCTCGCCCGAAGTGGCCTCGGAGGTCCTGACCCGCGCAGGTGAGGCCAGCGACCTGATCGTGGGCAATGATGAAGAATTCGGCTTTATGGCAGGTCACATCGACAAGGGGCTCGAGAAGGCGCGCGCCCTCGCCGCACAAGGTCGCATGGTGATCTACAAGATGGGCGAGGCGGGCGCGATCACCATTGCCGAGGGACAGGAAATCCGTACCGGCATCTACCCTGTCACCGCAGTCAAACCCAATGGCGCAGGCGATAGTTTTATGGCCGGGCTTCTAGCGTCAATCGCGCAGGGCCATGCGCTCAGTGACGCCGTACTGCGTGGGTCAGCCTGTGCATCCATCGTTGTCTCCCAGCCTGGCTGCGCAAACGCCATGCCTACAACTGCCGAGCTTGAGGCCTTTCTGGCTTCGCACCCCGGCCCAACCGTCTGA
- a CDS encoding 5-deoxy-glucuronate isomerase → MHIAPHDNQNKPIVDAEHDLVPLNYFNIVKLRRGEVFEYAVPGYETCVVPATGTVDIDVEGAIYPDLGNRTEDVWDGEPEGVYVPVGAKVRITCKTDVTETFIAGAKYDKVLEPFDVRADALDVVQYGSDDTKTHRKIKHILGANHHDKVGRLLVSELYTVGEGGWSGFPSHKHDTDRLPDETRHDETYNFRFKPNYGSGVQMLQREDNQPGDAYHIMDGSTVLIDKGYHPCAVLPGYQMYYFTILGGLSQRSLKQYFQPTHAEQLHTIPGIMDMVAKFK, encoded by the coding sequence ATGCATATTGCGCCCCATGACAACCAAAACAAACCTATCGTAGACGCAGAGCATGATTTGGTGCCGCTGAACTACTTCAACATCGTAAAGCTCAGGCGAGGAGAGGTGTTTGAATACGCCGTACCCGGCTATGAAACCTGCGTTGTGCCCGCCACGGGCACCGTCGATATCGACGTCGAGGGCGCGATCTATCCCGACCTTGGCAATCGCACCGAAGATGTGTGGGATGGCGAGCCGGAGGGTGTTTATGTGCCCGTTGGAGCCAAGGTGCGCATCACCTGCAAAACCGACGTTACCGAGACCTTTATCGCCGGTGCAAAATACGACAAGGTGCTGGAGCCCTTCGACGTGCGCGCGGATGCGCTGGATGTTGTACAGTATGGGTCTGACGACACGAAGACGCATCGCAAGATCAAGCATATCCTGGGCGCGAACCACCATGACAAAGTAGGTCGTCTCTTGGTGAGCGAGCTCTATACAGTTGGGGAGGGCGGCTGGTCCGGGTTCCCGTCGCACAAGCACGACACCGACCGCCTGCCTGATGAGACCCGCCACGACGAGACCTATAATTTCCGTTTCAAGCCAAACTATGGTTCCGGCGTGCAGATGCTTCAGCGCGAAGACAATCAACCTGGCGACGCCTATCACATCATGGACGGATCGACGGTCCTGATCGACAAGGGCTATCACCCTTGCGCGGTTCTGCCGGGATACCAGATGTATTACTTTACCATTCTGGGTGGCCTCAGCCAGCGAAGCCTCAAACAGTATTTCCAACCCACCCATGCCGAGCAGCTGCACACGATTCCCGGCATCATGGACATGGTGGCAAAGTTCAAATGA
- a CDS encoding class II fructose-bisphosphate aldolase, whose translation MSLATLRDVLQPALKDGYAVAGLVTLGWEDMRAYVAAAEAEHVPIILQAGPSCREHTPLPVLGKMFRHLAEAASIPVVAHLDHGYTAEDCRIALESGFTSVMYDGSRKALQQNIDETAAIAEMAHSAGASCEGEIGFVGYSGGEGSAGTDPEEAARFARESGVDAMAISVGNVHLQQDKEGGLDELRIRAIEALTDVPLVIHGGSGVPVAQRQALARGSKICKFNIGTELRMAFGQALRAAVNADDARFDRVQILKETHDPVVTATRRVLQAFKGA comes from the coding sequence ATGAGTCTGGCGACACTAAGAGACGTCCTTCAACCTGCATTGAAGGACGGCTACGCTGTGGCAGGCCTTGTCACGCTGGGGTGGGAAGACATGCGCGCCTATGTGGCAGCAGCAGAGGCCGAACACGTGCCAATAATCCTGCAAGCTGGTCCGTCGTGTAGGGAGCACACGCCTTTGCCGGTGTTGGGCAAGATGTTTCGCCATCTGGCCGAAGCGGCAAGCATACCGGTCGTGGCGCATTTGGATCACGGCTACACGGCCGAAGACTGCCGGATCGCGCTTGAAAGCGGTTTTACGTCGGTTATGTACGACGGATCGCGCAAAGCGCTTCAACAAAACATCGACGAAACCGCTGCAATCGCGGAAATGGCGCATAGCGCGGGCGCATCCTGCGAAGGCGAGATCGGCTTTGTCGGGTACTCGGGGGGCGAAGGCTCTGCAGGGACAGATCCGGAAGAGGCCGCCCGATTTGCGCGTGAGAGCGGCGTTGATGCAATGGCCATCTCTGTGGGGAATGTCCACCTCCAGCAAGACAAGGAAGGCGGTTTGGATGAGTTGCGGATCCGCGCGATCGAAGCGTTGACCGATGTGCCGCTGGTCATCCATGGCGGCTCTGGCGTGCCAGTGGCACAACGCCAAGCGCTCGCGCGCGGCTCCAAGATCTGCAAGTTCAACATCGGGACAGAATTGCGCATGGCGTTTGGGCAGGCGCTCCGCGCTGCGGTCAACGCGGATGATGCGCGCTTTGACCGGGTGCAAATTCTCAAGGAAACACATGATCCCGTCGTCACAGCGACACGCCGGGTGTTACAAGCATTTAAGGGAGCCTGA